The genomic window ACCCCGCCCACCAGAAGCGCTTCCACGATGCGCGCGGTTACCTCCGCTCAGATCGCCGAACTGGACCGCAGGGCCACCGAGGAGTACGGCATCGCCGTGCCGCAACTGATGGAGGCGGCCGGCCGCTGGGTCGCCCAGGCCGCCCGGGAACTGCTGGGCGACGGGCGGGGGCGCGTGGTCGTCCTGGCCGGGAAGGGGAATAACGGCGGCGACGGCCTGGTGGCGGCGCGGCACCTGGCGGCCGCGGGGACGGCCGTGACGGCACTGCTCGTGGCGCCGGAGTCGGAGTACGCGGGGGAGGCCGGACGCACCCTCGCCGAGGCGAAATCATCGGGTGTCGAGGTCCGGGTTGCGGCCTCGGAGGCCCTCCCCG from Armatimonadota bacterium includes these protein-coding regions:
- a CDS encoding NAD(P)H-hydrate epimerase produces the protein MRAVTSAQIAELDRRATEEYGIAVPQLMEAAGRWVAQAARELLGDGRGRVVVLAGKGNNGGDGLVAARHLAAAGTAVTALLVAPESEYAGEAGRTLAEAKSSGVEVRVAASEALPALLGEAALIIDALFGTGFRGPARGLAAEVIQAANRSGRPILAVDVPSGLNAD